TCTGATCCAACCTCCAAGTTCCAAGCCGAGATAGCATCGGCTATCGAGGCCCTTCGGGTTTCTTCAGCGGTGGTTGCGACCAAGGATGAGACAACGGCGCTCGACGCCAAGCTTGATGTTTTCCGCGACCAGATCCGGACTGGCGGCGGCCCGCTCGTCGTCGAAAATTTGCGAGCGCTTCTCGGTGAAATTTCAGAGGACACGCCAGGCCGACTAAAGCTGAGGATTTTCGGCAATCTCGGTGCGGCGCTGGCTCAGATTGGAGATTTCGACGGAGCCGAAGATGCCTTCGCCCAGGCTGGCGCGAGCGACCCCGAGACGGCAGCAGGCCAGTCTTATAGGGCACGGGCAGCATTATTGCAGGGGCTCCCGGGTCAAGCGTTCACTGCCGCCCAGCGCGCAGTCGAGCTGGATCCTTCAAATCTTTCTGCCGCAAACATTTTCATAGAGAGTGCGCCGGCGACCATGGCGACAGCCGACCTCGAACTGAAGATCGCGGCAGTAGCTGCTGACATTGACGTCGCGAGCTCCCTGCAGCGTCGTTTCGTTGCCATTGACAAGGACTTCGATGCATCCATACGCGTAGCCCGAGCCATCGCCGTGCAAGATTGGCGCAAGGACGCTGTTGTCGCTCAAGCGATACTTTCTTGCTTCGAGGACAACAAGGACGTCCGTGTCGGTGCGCCAGTCTCGACCTCCGAACAGTTCCTTCTTGAGGAAAGTAGAACGCGGCTCGCCCGTGCATGGGGGCAAATAAAGACGCGGCCTGATCGCCGGAACTGGACATTTGTCGCCGCAAATCTTTGCGCAGCTCTTCGGCTTACTGGGAGAGATGATGAAGCTGATGCCTTTTCGATCGAAGTTCATTCGCTGGAGCCGCAGGATTCGGCACTGACGCAGCGATGCATTTTCGCACACATGCACAGAAATAACGTCAAGGCGGCCTATGAGCTCGCGACCGGTCTGGCCGGACGTAGCGATTCCAACGCTGAAGTGTGGTTCCTCGCGGCTTCGGTATCGGCGACCCATCGCAAATGGGAGGAGACTAATTCATGGGCTCAAAAAGCTTTTTCCGCCTCGGTGGACGAAGGTGAGCCCAATCCCGATGCTGCAACTCTCCTGATCCTCAGCGTTTCCCGCACGGAAACACCCGCGAAAGCCATAGAGCTGGCGAAAAGCCTGAGGCCCCGGTTTCCGACGGATATAGGCTTCGAGGCTCAAGTTGCAGAGATTGCTAGGAGAGCAGGTGACGAGCCGACACGAGCCGACGCGCTTGCACGGTTGCGAGCATTCAGCTTCGACAAGCTCGACGCGACCGAGCGTTTTGAACTGGCGGACGCTCTGGCTGACGACGCTGACTGGTCGGGGGCGGCCACTCTGTTGGACGGCCTATACCAGGTCGACCGTCCATCGGAGCCTCTTCGTCGCCGCCTCTTTTACCTGTATCGGGCGGATGAACGTTCCAACGCTCGGGAGCTGTTTGGATCACTCGGTCCGGCCGTTCTTGCGCGACCGGAAATTCTTCGCCTCGGTGCTGCAATCTACGAGCGGTCCGGTCTTTTGGATGATGCACTGAAGGTTCTCGAGACAGCAGTTAAGCTCGACACGGCCGATCTCCGGTCGCGGCTTGATTGGGTTCGGATCGCAATTAGGGCTGGCCACGAAGGTCGGGTATCTGCCTGGATAAAGAAGACCCATGTCTCGTTTGATGGGAACGGTGAGGAACTCATCGAATTCGCGCAGATTTTGAACAGATATGGTCGGCGCAGAGACGCGCTGCGCGTTGGCTTCGAGGCACTCGCCGTTAACTGGGGCACGAGCGAGAGGCTCCATATGGGGTACCTGTCGCTCTTCCTGCTCCAATTTCGAAAAGACAAGTTCCTTCACGTGAAAATCGTCCGGGAAGATACTGTCGTGTATCTGGAGAACGATCACGGTGAGAAGGTGATGTACCTTATCGGAAGCGGTTCGTTGCCGGGTATCGAAGCCCTTGCGGCCGACCATGCCTTTGCAAAGAGCTTAATCGGTAAAAATGTCGGTGCCACCGTTCTTCTCGGCGGTATCGGTCAGCCGGTAGAATGGAAAGTCGCCGAGATTACCCACAAATTTGTCGCGTTGTTCCGACGGGCGTTAGATGCACACGGAAGACTTTTCCCTCAGAGCCGCGCCCTTGGTCGTTTTACGATCGACATCGATAGCAAGAACGCCTTTGAGCCAATTTTCGAGCAGGCCCGCGAACGGGCACGACTCGTATCGGATGCGGTTGAGATTTACTCGGAAAACCTCATCCCGATCGACACCGTCGCGAAGGCTTTGGGATCTGATCCTATTGACACCTCGCGCGGCCTTCGTTTCCAGTCAGGTGTCTGGCTGGATAGCTGCGTTGGCGATCAATCGGAGCGGCAACAGGCGCTTGAAAATCTTGAGGGTCAATCCGCGGTGATCGTCGATGCGCTAACGCTTGCTCTATGGCAGGAGATCGAGTTTATCGATCTCGTCGAGGGACTTCCGATCACGATCCACACAGTTCAAGCTACAATAGACGAATTAGCGCAGCGAGCCGAAGATGCGCATCAGGCGCTCAATCAAGAGGGCGGCTCCCTCGAGGCGCACGGCGACGGCGTTGTGATGGTCAAGTCGACGCTTGAGCAGCGTCAAGCACTTCGCGAAGCGAACAATTCAATTCTCGCGTGGGTTCGAGTGCACACGAAGCTGCTTCCAACGTCGGTGTTTTACAACGACAACGAGAAGATAGAAGATTTTCTGTCTTCCTCGACGATCGACACTATCGCGACAGCGCGCGAGACCGGCATGACGATGATCTCTGAGGATCGACGGATCCGGTTGTTGGCAGCGGAACTTGGCGTGGGATCGTCTTCCTGGACCCAGCCGTTCTTGTTGGCGTTGCGAGAATGCAAGGCGCTGCGGGATGAAGACTACGTTCGGCTCGTTGCAAAACTCTATCGACAGCGAATCGGATTCGTGTCGGTTGGCCCGGCCGAGTTGCTATTGGCAATAGAGATGGACGCAGACGTCTTTTCCACTTTAGCCGAGACGGTCACAGACGCTCGGGTGGACGTAACGTCGCTCGTGCCGGTTGCTTCTGAGGTTGCATATCATCTGTGGACCCAGACGCGCTTCGTAGCCGACCGCGAAATTTACTTCAGCAAAATTCTAAATGGGGTCTTACAGCGCCCCGGTGGAGCCGGGCTCTTCGTCAGAATTGCGAAGATGTCTTACGAAGCACTCGTCGATAGTGGCTTGGTCGGCGTCTGGCGAGCGAAGATGTGGGAACGGTATATGCATGAGTTTGCCCGAGGGCATTTCATCCACCACTTGGTTGCCAAGCCTTCAAAATGACATCGTCAAGTTTGACCGCACCCGCCAACGGTCGAGCCCTATCGTCGTCTGCATACCGAGGCCGCCACAGAAGGTGGAAGTTCGGCACCTGGCGGCGCAGTTGCCGCTGCGGGAGATGACGGGCAGGGGGAGGTTTCAGGCATGGGGATAGTGTGAGTATTCAGAACCAGGTGATGATATCGGTGAATGCATGAGCGAGCGGACGAAACGACAGCATGTGGTGCCTAGATTCTATCTCAGGCATTTTACACAACCTGACGGAGAGCTCTGGACTCACGATAGCTGAACTGGGACTGCTCGCAAATCAACACCCGAAAAGACCGCATTTGAGACCAACATCTACACACCGATAGGTGAGGATGGCGCTCGGATCGACTTGATCGAGGACACGCTTGCGAAGATCGAGTCGCAAGCAGCATTATCTATCCTGATCTGCTAGCCTTTAAGCCTCTAGCGCCTGTGGCGAAGCTCGACTTCGCAGCGTTTCTCGCCACGATGTTTGCACGAAGTCCAGCTCAGCTTCGGCAATTTGCTCAATCGATGGGCCAGATGGCCTTGTGGGGCAACAGACATGAATTGGACCGTGAGTTTCGGCAAAAGGAGGCACGCGGCGAAGTATCGGCAGCAGATAAAGCCATACAAAAAATACTGCATGACAATGATATGTTCACAATGAACGTTGATCGGCGGGTCGGGCTTCTCGCATTTCAACAAGCTGAAACCTTGATGCATCTCATGGCGCGGATGAAATGGAGCTATGAGATCAGCGATAACCAACAACTGATCACAAGCGATAATCCGGTGTTTTGGGTCAAGGGCGGGGGAGCCTCGGAACTCGGGGGATATGGGTTCGGCCTGGGCAATCGTTTTTGCAGTTGTGCCGTTTCCGTTGAGTCCGACCGTGATACTTCGCCTTGACTGGAGGCCTGACGGGGCATGGAAGAAGTTCAAGCTCGAAAGGCAGCGTGCAAAGCTTGCAAATCAATACCAGGCGAAACACAAGGAAAGGCTTCTATTTTTCCGTGATAACGATCAAGGGCTTCGCAGCCTTGGGATGAAATACAAGGCACCAGTGAACCAAATCGATATCGGAGTGCCATCTCCTATCGTTGATGTGGTTCGAAAATTGTAAGGGATCCTATCGCCGAGGAGCTATGCCGCGTTCCATGTTGCTCGTTCCAGCCATTCTGACGAGCCGCGGCGCGGGCTAACTGCTCGGCAATACATCAAGTGCTGCGTGTGATATCGCTAGCGCCATGATTAGTCGCGTCGTAGTGCATAGGAATGACGTTTGGGTTGAATTGATGGATCGACGTTCAAAGAGTTCGGAAAAGAGCGTTGCGGACATGGCAACGCTAGCGTCGGCATGATTTATGCGAGGCGCGCTTTGCAGCGCCGGCTTGATGAGCTGCGCGTTAAGATTGGCAACGAAGCTGTCGACGCAGTTGTCGCGCGGCTGAATGAACCCGGCAAAGACCGTGTCGCTGCGATGTGGGAAGTCGTCGTGTTGCACGGACTGGCGACGACGGGCGGTCTCGAAAGCGAGAATGCGCTTCCCTCCGGAAGAAGGCCGGACGTGTGGTTCGACGGTGACGTCATCCGGTTCGTCGCCGATGTCACGAGCGTCTCAGACGACGGGCTCGATGTACAAAATCCGCATGCCGAATTAGGTGAGCTTCTCAATAAGGCGAAAAACAAGCTCAAACTGCCGATAGGTGGTCTCGATATGCGAGTACATTCGCGTGACGAACTCAGCTCCCGTGGGCGGCGCACATTTCTCAAGCTTCCCCCAAGGCGGAAGCTGTCTGAATTTGTTAAAGAAGAGATACTGCCGAAACTTCGCGAGCAGCTCGCAGCCGGGGCCAAAGTTCTGAGAGTGATGATCGCCGACGAAGACGTCGGCATCGAGATCGTGATCGACCCCTCCAAGTCGCCGATTAACTCTTATGGTTTCGCCGCTTATGACGTCCCGACAATCAAGGACAAAAACCCGCTCTATAACGCGCTTAAGGCAAAGGCGGATCAGCTTCGCGGAGCGGAAGGCATAAGCGGGATTATCCTTGGCGACGGGGATTGTGCCGCGCTCGCGGAGCGGCAGGCGTCACCGCGGAGCGTCAGTTGCGAGGCGATCGCCAGAGAATGCCTCCGCCAGTATTCATCACTGGACTTCGTCTTGCTCCTCACGATACGCGAAGGTAGAAGGTCATTCTTTCCCCCGACTCAACCGGAGCTGCGCACTCACGCGACGCTAATATGCCGTGATGAGAGCTCGGTAAGAGGAGAACTCGAAACCACATTTCGCGCAATGCTTGAGAAGTTCCCGCGACCAGTGAATATGCCGGTCAACGGGGCACTGCGCGCGCGCGAAGCACGATATGAAATGGGCCATCACGGAGGTTACAAATTGAGCGGGCAGAAGATCCGGGTCAGCTCCAGAGAACTGGTCGAAGTCCTTGCGGGATTGCGGACATTTGACAACAACGGAGCGCGCAATGTCGAGCTGGCTGGACCTTTGCCCCACAGCACGAGCCACGTCAGCGCGTTGTTT
This genomic window from Allorhizobium ampelinum S4 contains:
- a CDS encoding PIN domain-containing protein, coding for MVTTSEIQHTRLKGELVFQDFCLRLIRHYWQDDYAEAFGRSGQNQRGVDIVGRDNRNGYSHAGMQCKASETDGPRQLGIVELAAEVEKAKKYRPHLDILIVAYAGERDVALQQRAQEISADHARNGMFRVVVWSWPDMVSRAQNYPDVARELLVHNQVAATTPVLNPARPLSDPTSKFQAEIASAIEALRVSSAVVATKDETTALDAKLDVFRDQIRTGGGPLVVENLRALLGEISEDTPGRLKLRIFGNLGAALAQIGDFDGAEDAFAQAGASDPETAAGQSYRARAALLQGLPGQAFTAAQRAVELDPSNLSAANIFIESAPATMATADLELKIAAVAADIDVASSLQRRFVAIDKDFDASIRVARAIAVQDWRKDAVVAQAILSCFEDNKDVRVGAPVSTSEQFLLEESRTRLARAWGQIKTRPDRRNWTFVAANLCAALRLTGRDDEADAFSIEVHSLEPQDSALTQRCIFAHMHRNNVKAAYELATGLAGRSDSNAEVWFLAASVSATHRKWEETNSWAQKAFSASVDEGEPNPDAATLLILSVSRTETPAKAIELAKSLRPRFPTDIGFEAQVAEIARRAGDEPTRADALARLRAFSFDKLDATERFELADALADDADWSGAATLLDGLYQVDRPSEPLRRRLFYLYRADERSNARELFGSLGPAVLARPEILRLGAAIYERSGLLDDALKVLETAVKLDTADLRSRLDWVRIAIRAGHEGRVSAWIKKTHVSFDGNGEELIEFAQILNRYGRRRDALRVGFEALAVNWGTSERLHMGYLSLFLLQFRKDKFLHVKIVREDTVVYLENDHGEKVMYLIGSGSLPGIEALAADHAFAKSLIGKNVGATVLLGGIGQPVEWKVAEITHKFVALFRRALDAHGRLFPQSRALGRFTIDIDSKNAFEPIFEQARERARLVSDAVEIYSENLIPIDTVAKALGSDPIDTSRGLRFQSGVWLDSCVGDQSERQQALENLEGQSAVIVDALTLALWQEIEFIDLVEGLPITIHTVQATIDELAQRAEDAHQALNQEGGSLEAHGDGVVMVKSTLEQRQALREANNSILAWVRVHTKLLPTSVFYNDNEKIEDFLSSSTIDTIATARETGMTMISEDRRIRLLAAELGVGSSSWTQPFLLALRECKALRDEDYVRLVAKLYRQRIGFVSVGPAELLLAIEMDADVFSTLAETVTDARVDVTSLVPVASEVAYHLWTQTRFVADREIYFSKILNGVLQRPGGAGLFVRIAKMSYEALVDSGLVGVWRAKMWERYMHEFARGHFIHHLVAKPSK
- a CDS encoding helix-turn-helix domain-containing protein; amino-acid sequence: MSLPEGISSTTWLPSLQNDIVKFDRTRQRSSPIVVCIPRPPQKVEVRHLAAQLPLREMTGRGRFQAWG
- a CDS encoding DUF4238 domain-containing protein, yielding MAKLDFAAFLATMFARSPAQLRQFAQSMGQMALWGNRHELDREFRQKEARGEVSAADKAIQKILHDNDMFTMNVDRRVGLLAFQQAETLMHLMARMKWSYEISDNQQLITSDNPVFWVKGGGASELGGYGFGLGNRFCSCAVSVESDRDTSP